A region from the Salidesulfovibrio onnuriiensis genome encodes:
- a CDS encoding TolC family protein, whose product MFNRLILISFLILCCISLPLQVQADEADGVIVLENVLSELVQTHDRIQAAESALKSAEHMLGKAKGGWLPRVDVTAEGGHEDIDKPNADTSYNRNEQTFKVTQNVYDFGKTSGDIASYENLVNEKQARLLRTKQEIILSGIVAYLNLIKQREILYYVIKTEKSIKELSGMQEALVRKGAGLSYEELQVKGQLVGVQSRRVTAERELQKAKNNFKAVYGYFVNEDSIAKLQLPASPVALIPATLDEAIDKAVVNNPDLQELQFVVERLRGVLQKNQSAFFPEFDLVLDGKRRENDDGLSGVRWENRATMAMNYNLFSGMSDTEAVKAAKQDIISAKKQQLNQRRTVEENVRNAWVELLTLRKNVELYDNQSSITWEFLGLVKKKKAMGADVNLLDILVGERDYINSVSAKVEAEVETIIASYKLLQAMGIISVESTKS is encoded by the coding sequence GTGTTCAACAGACTGATTTTAATATCTTTTCTGATTCTTTGCTGTATATCACTTCCGCTGCAGGTTCAGGCGGATGAGGCAGACGGCGTCATTGTTCTGGAAAATGTCCTTTCCGAGCTGGTCCAAACGCATGACAGAATCCAGGCTGCGGAATCCGCGTTGAAGTCAGCGGAGCATATGCTGGGCAAGGCCAAGGGCGGGTGGCTCCCCCGGGTGGATGTGACCGCGGAAGGTGGGCACGAGGACATCGACAAGCCCAATGCCGACACCAGCTACAACCGAAATGAACAAACGTTCAAGGTCACCCAGAACGTCTATGACTTCGGGAAGACCTCCGGCGACATCGCTTCCTATGAAAATCTGGTCAACGAAAAACAGGCCCGGCTGCTCAGGACCAAGCAGGAAATCATTCTCAGCGGCATCGTTGCCTACCTGAACCTGATCAAGCAGCGGGAAATCCTGTATTATGTCATCAAGACGGAAAAGAGCATCAAAGAACTTTCAGGCATGCAGGAGGCCCTGGTCCGCAAAGGGGCGGGGCTTTCGTACGAAGAGCTGCAGGTGAAAGGCCAGCTCGTGGGCGTACAGTCCCGGCGCGTCACCGCCGAACGCGAGCTTCAGAAGGCCAAGAACAACTTCAAGGCCGTCTACGGCTACTTTGTCAATGAAGACAGCATCGCCAAGCTGCAGCTTCCCGCATCGCCCGTCGCCCTGATCCCGGCCACCCTTGACGAGGCCATTGACAAGGCCGTCGTCAACAATCCCGACCTACAGGAACTGCAGTTCGTCGTCGAACGTCTCCGGGGCGTTCTCCAGAAGAACCAATCCGCGTTTTTCCCGGAATTCGATTTGGTCCTTGACGGCAAGCGCAGGGAAAACGACGACGGGCTTTCCGGCGTCCGGTGGGAAAACAGGGCGACCATGGCCATGAACTACAATCTCTTTTCAGGCATGTCCGACACCGAAGCCGTCAAGGCGGCCAAGCAGGACATCATTTCCGCCAAAAAGCAGCAGTTGAACCAGAGGCGCACCGTTGAGGAAAATGTCCGCAACGCCTGGGTGGAATTGCTGACTCTCCGGAAAAACGTGGAGCTTTACGACAACCAGTCCAGCATCACCTGGGAATTCCTGGGCCTGGTCAAGAAAAAGAAGGCCATGGGAGCGGACGTCAACCTGCTCGACATCCTCGTGGGCGAAAGGGACTACATCAATTCGGTCAGCGCCAAGGTGGAAGCCGAAGTCGAAACCATCATTGCCAGCTACAAGCTGTTGCAGGCAATGGGCATCATTTCCGTGGAAAGCACCAAAAGCTAG
- a CDS encoding ABC transporter substrate-binding protein, translating to MKSKLQDSAELFFFDMDTKRLPKGQHPAQALKAMKMIDEVHPDVVVVTDDNALMFLGRSIQDLHIPIVYLGINANPRCYLEDMTGVTGVLERPLMKRSIAYLRELFAEQFDKCLVMFDDSSTAQAVLETTFYGHRKLSFAGTETEVVLTNSFTEWEKRVSSAKEKGYDAIIVGLYHTIRDDAMDYVDPDTVLTWTAAHTPVPIFGFWDFTIGEGKAIGGLIHFGEDQGKAAAQLVLSILNGADPRQVQPVTAEQGRFIFSRHELKRWGIELPDDFARGSEIIFVD from the coding sequence TTGAAAAGCAAGCTGCAGGACTCTGCCGAGTTGTTTTTTTTCGACATGGACACCAAGCGCCTGCCAAAGGGGCAGCATCCTGCCCAGGCGTTGAAAGCCATGAAAATGATTGACGAGGTACACCCAGACGTGGTGGTCGTTACCGACGACAATGCGCTCATGTTCCTGGGCCGCTCCATTCAGGACCTGCACATTCCCATCGTCTATCTCGGGATCAATGCCAACCCCCGGTGCTATCTCGAGGACATGACCGGAGTGACCGGAGTGTTGGAACGGCCACTCATGAAGCGGTCCATCGCATACCTCAGGGAACTTTTCGCGGAACAGTTCGACAAATGCCTGGTCATGTTCGACGACAGCTCCACGGCCCAGGCGGTGCTGGAGACGACATTCTACGGTCACCGCAAGCTTTCTTTTGCCGGGACGGAAACCGAAGTGGTGCTGACCAACAGCTTCACCGAATGGGAAAAGCGTGTCTCCAGCGCCAAGGAAAAAGGCTACGACGCGATCATCGTCGGCCTGTACCATACGATTCGAGACGATGCGATGGACTATGTGGACCCGGATACGGTTCTGACCTGGACCGCCGCCCACACGCCCGTCCCCATTTTCGGATTCTGGGATTTCACCATCGGCGAAGGCAAGGCCATCGGCGGGCTCATTCATTTCGGCGAAGACCAGGGCAAGGCTGCGGCGCAGCTCGTGCTGAGTATTCTGAACGGGGCGGATCCGCGACAGGTCCAGCCGGTGACAGCCGAGCAGGGCCGTTTCATATTCAGCCGCCATGAATTAAAACGTTGGGGAATCGAGCTTCCGGACGATTTTGCAAGAGGTTCCGAAATCATCTTCGTGGATTAG
- a CDS encoding adenylate/guanylate cyclase domain-containing protein produces MKIKKDSLILLLSGMAITLLVVLLYIFQPTFLKLLDYKIYDQLLRKYHSSNATDRPVIVDIDEKSLARYGQWPWPRYRVALLLGNLMQMGARAVGSDIIFVERDNTSLVVLKEQLKRDLNVEPHFSGIPRQLEDNDKILANLLAQGPFVLGLDFIFGKADAPNQDEACLAPPCKVSVLKTPDALEPQQALHAAAGTICPLPELAQSAPASGFITIASDEDGIFRRVPLLISWQGKLYPSLAASTLMQATGISNVVLKLSSLGVESLRIGPAVIPVDRKGQMLINYRGPSRTFNYISAADVLSGTVDPAFLKDRIVFIGTSASGLRDLRPMPFDNYYPGVETHATIVDNILSRQFISTPSWGPALLLFIIVCVGLLATMLITWTRAAYIVLPLLGVWLGLWYGSVGLYTEAGLFISPFYPFICLASTFIVLTVLKFWREEHAKQFIQGAFAHYLAPSVINRILDDPDSLSLEGQEKEVTIQFSDIRSFTSLSEKLTPTQVTELLHDYMTPMTRIITAHSGTLDKFIGDAIMAFWNAPLDVETHQLTALEAALEQLDKLEELNRDVFTKKYGFTIAIGIGVHCGTVRVGNMGSADLFDYTLIGDNVNLASRLEGLTKFYGQKIVVSQTIAEACCTTHVFQELDRVRVKGKVEPVTIYTVHRIDDAERKSEELALHEKGLALYKKGNFSKAAEIFETIIKEYNDHMFYSMYAERCHILAETPPEGEWDGVFTHKSK; encoded by the coding sequence ATGAAAATAAAAAAGGATTCCCTGATCCTGCTGCTGTCGGGCATGGCCATCACATTATTAGTGGTGCTTCTCTACATTTTCCAGCCCACGTTTCTGAAGCTGCTGGACTACAAGATCTATGATCAGCTCTTGCGGAAATACCATTCCTCCAATGCAACGGACCGTCCTGTCATCGTGGATATTGATGAAAAAAGTCTGGCCAGATACGGCCAATGGCCCTGGCCGCGATACAGGGTCGCCCTCCTGCTGGGCAATCTCATGCAGATGGGGGCCCGGGCCGTGGGGAGCGATATCATTTTCGTGGAGCGGGACAACACCTCGCTGGTGGTGCTCAAGGAGCAGCTCAAGCGGGATCTGAACGTTGAGCCGCATTTCAGCGGCATTCCCCGCCAACTGGAAGACAATGACAAGATTCTGGCAAACCTGCTTGCCCAGGGGCCCTTTGTGCTCGGCCTCGACTTCATTTTCGGCAAGGCGGATGCTCCCAATCAGGACGAGGCATGTCTGGCCCCTCCCTGCAAGGTTTCGGTACTCAAGACGCCGGACGCCCTGGAACCGCAGCAGGCGCTTCATGCCGCCGCGGGAACCATATGTCCCCTCCCGGAACTGGCGCAAAGCGCTCCAGCATCGGGCTTCATCACCATTGCCTCGGATGAGGACGGCATTTTCCGCCGCGTTCCCCTGCTGATCAGCTGGCAGGGAAAACTCTACCCGAGCCTGGCGGCTTCCACCCTGATGCAGGCCACCGGGATCAGCAACGTGGTGCTCAAGCTGTCTTCGCTGGGCGTTGAATCCCTGCGCATCGGCCCGGCCGTCATTCCCGTGGACAGAAAAGGCCAGATGCTGATCAACTATCGCGGCCCCAGCAGGACATTCAACTACATCAGTGCGGCGGATGTGCTAAGCGGCACGGTGGATCCCGCTTTCCTGAAAGACAGGATAGTCTTCATCGGCACCTCCGCCTCCGGCCTTCGGGACCTCCGTCCCATGCCTTTCGACAACTATTACCCGGGCGTGGAAACCCACGCCACCATCGTGGACAACATCCTGTCCCGGCAGTTCATCAGCACCCCCAGCTGGGGGCCGGCCCTGCTGCTTTTCATCATCGTCTGCGTAGGGCTTCTCGCCACCATGCTCATCACCTGGACGCGCGCGGCCTATATCGTGCTGCCCCTGCTCGGGGTCTGGCTCGGGCTCTGGTATGGTTCGGTGGGCCTCTATACCGAGGCTGGTCTGTTTATTTCGCCATTCTATCCTTTCATCTGTCTGGCATCGACCTTCATCGTTCTCACCGTGCTCAAATTTTGGCGAGAGGAACACGCCAAGCAGTTCATCCAGGGAGCATTTGCCCACTATTTGGCCCCCTCGGTCATCAACAGGATTCTGGACGACCCGGATTCCCTCAGCCTCGAAGGGCAGGAAAAGGAAGTCACCATTCAGTTCTCCGACATCCGAAGCTTCACATCCCTTTCGGAAAAACTCACCCCCACCCAGGTCACGGAGTTGCTGCACGACTACATGACTCCCATGACGAGAATCATCACCGCCCACTCTGGCACCCTGGACAAATTTATCGGCGATGCGATCATGGCCTTCTGGAACGCTCCTCTTGATGTGGAGACGCATCAGTTGACGGCGCTGGAAGCGGCCCTGGAACAGCTCGACAAGCTCGAGGAGCTCAACAGGGATGTCTTCACGAAGAAATACGGATTCACCATCGCCATCGGCATCGGGGTGCATTGCGGAACGGTGCGCGTGGGCAACATGGGATCGGCGGACCTGTTCGACTACACACTGATCGGCGACAACGTGAACCTGGCCTCCCGGCTGGAAGGCCTGACCAAATTTTACGGCCAGAAAATCGTGGTCAGCCAGACCATTGCCGAGGCCTGCTGCACGACCCACGTTTTTCAGGAGCTCGACAGGGTTCGGGTCAAGGGCAAGGTGGAACCAGTGACCATCTACACGGTTCATCGTATTGACGACGCCGAACGCAAAAGCGAAGAACTAGCGCTGCACGAAAAGGGATTGGCTCTCTACAAGAAGGGAAATTTTTCAAAAGCCGCAGAGATATTCGAGACCATCATCAAGGAGTACAACGATCACATGTTCTACTCCATGTACGCCGAACGCTGCCATATCCTCGCGGAAACTCCCCCCGAAGGAGAATGGGACGGGGTCTTTACCCACAAGTCCAAATAA
- a CDS encoding ATP-binding cassette domain-containing protein → MSRRLAAELVVASFFVNLLSLAMPIFVIQILSRYIGYGFDGTLYTLTSGMCLALLLGYGFNAVRQKIAAAICRGPDAELHEKVQQILAQAHLQPLARYSHSELHELASGPNLIQAAFAPARVTALLDMPFFLLFFLAIYLISPILSLITLIAVGVSVLAGFLDKEANRENDMDMRDAATAYRGALAAAMSAKEAVRAFWGGEYLKGLWRRQQENIEQVRNRIFDRQGRAKGVLQTLASLLRVAVYAVGAKLVVEGDLTVGALIGVSILASKAFMITNGFVQAFLMLRKADETQERLGKFFSLPRESEEGTTLQNYLGGVQFKDVGFAYPTSSTPLFESLNLAVAPGTLVAVSGYNGSGKSTFIKMIVGLYSPRRGSILADGVDLRQLSAPWWRRRLAYLPQEPVFINGTFRDNITLLAPDANEETLEDAVTAASLRRYLDQSPTGLDTMISDSGASLPVGIRKRLGLARALVGQGQLVVFDEPTEGLDTEGCKAVYDIMSRFIQLGRTMFVVTQDPRILNAAQVIVDLSTKPVPTVRETPRSVPQQVAGGSHG, encoded by the coding sequence TTGTCCAGAAGGCTCGCCGCGGAACTCGTTGTCGCCTCCTTTTTCGTCAACCTGCTTTCCCTGGCCATGCCCATCTTCGTCATCCAGATATTGAGCCGGTATATCGGCTACGGGTTCGACGGCACCCTGTATACATTGACTTCGGGCATGTGCCTTGCCCTGTTGCTGGGCTACGGTTTCAATGCCGTGCGCCAGAAGATAGCCGCCGCGATCTGCCGGGGGCCGGACGCTGAACTGCATGAAAAGGTCCAGCAAATTCTGGCGCAGGCCCATCTCCAGCCTCTGGCTCGTTATTCCCATTCCGAACTCCATGAGCTGGCCTCCGGCCCGAATCTCATCCAGGCAGCCTTTGCTCCCGCCAGGGTCACGGCTCTGCTGGACATGCCGTTTTTTCTGCTTTTCTTTCTGGCCATCTATCTCATCAGCCCGATTCTTTCCCTCATAACGCTGATAGCTGTCGGCGTTTCGGTCCTGGCCGGTTTCCTGGACAAGGAAGCCAACCGGGAAAACGACATGGACATGCGGGATGCGGCCACCGCCTACAGAGGGGCCCTGGCTGCGGCCATGAGCGCCAAGGAGGCGGTTCGCGCCTTTTGGGGCGGCGAATACCTGAAAGGGCTTTGGAGAAGGCAGCAGGAGAACATCGAGCAGGTTAGGAACAGGATTTTCGACAGGCAGGGTCGGGCCAAGGGGGTATTGCAGACTTTGGCCTCCCTGCTGCGCGTGGCCGTTTATGCGGTTGGCGCGAAACTGGTGGTGGAGGGAGACCTGACCGTAGGCGCCCTGATCGGCGTGAGCATTCTCGCTTCCAAGGCCTTCATGATCACCAACGGATTCGTTCAGGCCTTCCTCATGCTGCGCAAGGCCGATGAAACGCAGGAACGGCTCGGAAAGTTCTTTTCCCTGCCCAGGGAATCCGAAGAAGGAACCACGCTTCAGAATTATCTCGGGGGGGTGCAGTTCAAGGACGTGGGATTCGCCTATCCCACGAGTTCCACACCGCTGTTCGAATCCCTGAATCTCGCCGTAGCTCCGGGCACCCTGGTGGCCGTCAGCGGATATAACGGTTCCGGTAAATCCACGTTCATAAAGATGATTGTAGGCCTGTATTCCCCCAGACGCGGAAGCATACTTGCCGACGGTGTCGATCTGCGGCAGCTTTCCGCCCCCTGGTGGAGGAGACGCCTGGCGTATCTGCCCCAGGAACCGGTATTCATCAACGGAACATTCCGCGACAACATCACGCTCCTGGCTCCGGACGCCAACGAGGAGACGCTTGAGGACGCCGTAACGGCCGCGAGCCTGCGTCGCTATCTCGACCAAAGCCCCACGGGGCTCGACACCATGATTTCGGACAGCGGAGCCAGCCTCCCGGTGGGCATCCGCAAACGTCTGGGCCTGGCGCGTGCGCTGGTCGGCCAGGGACAACTGGTTGTTTTCGACGAACCGACAGAAGGTCTCGACACCGAAGGCTGCAAGGCCGTTTACGACATCATGAGCCGTTTCATCCAACTGGGACGGACCATGTTCGTCGTGACCCAGGACCCTCGGATACTCAACGCGGCCCAGGTCATTGTGGACCTTTCAACGAAACCCGTTCCCACCGTGCGGGAAACTCCCCGATCCGTGCCGCAGCAGGTAGCCGGAGGTTCCCATGGCTGA
- a CDS encoding NAD(P)/FAD-dependent oxidoreductase, giving the protein MHYVIVGNGVAAIGAVEGIRQYDTEGAITIISDEAVPTYGRPLISYYLADKIKLDTLPYRPEKFYADNKVDMKLGSRVASVSPEDHSVILESGEAIAYDKLLLATGGAPAAPEIRGIEGKGVYNFTTVAHAEALKEVIDSVKSVVVIGAGLIALKAAEGFAERGIDVTLVVRSRIMRSYFDETAGDMVVSHLEKNGLKFLQGVEINRIKRYGNGGVKGVDTDKGFIPADLVIVAAGVAPNMELACNAKLNTNKGIVVDDFMGTSNADIYAAGDVAEAKDMLTGEYTVRPIWPNAYSQGRYAGFNMAGAGKSYSGGLSMNSITYYGLATVTIGETILKDESQYEIRITEDQDNFIYRKLIFKDDILVGCILIGDIDAAGFYTSFIKNQFKLDGEGKELLMTGDPSPALWPDEYIEAMLNNP; this is encoded by the coding sequence ATGCATTACGTAATCGTGGGAAACGGTGTCGCCGCAATCGGGGCGGTAGAAGGAATCAGGCAGTACGACACCGAAGGGGCCATTACGATAATAAGTGATGAAGCCGTTCCAACTTACGGTCGTCCCCTCATTTCCTACTATCTGGCCGACAAGATCAAGCTCGACACCCTGCCGTACCGGCCTGAAAAATTTTACGCCGACAACAAGGTGGACATGAAACTTGGTTCCCGCGTGGCATCGGTTTCCCCGGAAGACCACTCCGTGATCCTGGAAAGCGGGGAAGCCATTGCCTACGACAAGCTTCTGCTGGCAACCGGCGGCGCTCCCGCCGCACCGGAGATCCGGGGCATTGAGGGAAAGGGGGTATACAACTTCACCACCGTGGCGCACGCCGAAGCCCTGAAAGAGGTCATTGATTCGGTCAAGAGCGTGGTGGTCATCGGCGCCGGGCTCATCGCCCTCAAGGCGGCCGAAGGATTCGCCGAGCGCGGCATCGACGTCACCCTGGTGGTCCGCTCCAGGATCATGCGCTCCTATTTTGACGAAACCGCGGGCGACATGGTGGTGAGCCACCTGGAAAAGAACGGCCTCAAGTTCCTGCAGGGAGTAGAGATAAATCGCATCAAACGCTACGGAAACGGCGGGGTGAAGGGCGTGGACACGGACAAGGGGTTCATCCCCGCAGACCTGGTCATCGTGGCCGCGGGCGTGGCTCCCAACATGGAACTGGCCTGCAATGCCAAGCTCAACACCAACAAAGGCATTGTCGTGGACGATTTCATGGGCACCAGCAACGCCGACATCTATGCCGCTGGGGACGTGGCGGAGGCAAAGGACATGCTCACCGGCGAATATACGGTGCGGCCCATCTGGCCCAATGCCTATTCCCAGGGGCGCTATGCCGGCTTCAACATGGCCGGGGCCGGGAAATCGTACTCCGGCGGCCTGAGTATGAACTCCATTACCTATTACGGTCTTGCCACCGTGACCATCGGCGAGACCATCCTGAAGGATGAGAGCCAGTACGAGATCAGAATCACCGAGGATCAGGACAACTTCATTTACCGGAAACTCATTTTCAAGGACGACATCCTTGTGGGCTGCATCCTGATAGGCGACATTGATGCGGCAGGGTTCTACACGAGCTTTATCAAGAACCAATTCAAGCTGGATGGCGAGGGCAAGGAACTGCTCATGACCGGAGACCCATCCCCGGCGCTTTGGCCCGACGAATACATAGAGGCCATGCTCAACAATCCGTAA
- a CDS encoding carboxyl transferase domain-containing protein — MSLDKKKTELQQRADYAREILGDKESPELDELMRRIVEFDGQAFSSDGEAANALKALEKRMESLEVSLDARLTPMDKVRIVRHPQRVSLKDILENVYDNYNEIGGQDEHSIDPGMVIARAYVTRRKGKTIINQPVMVVGQEKGHGEEFRNGGSIKPWGNYKALKYMKVAAREQIPIHAYVNTPGSYPVEDFPGAAQQIAENIYEMCGLDVPIVAIFSEGGSGGAEAIGMADKRIMLSHGYYSVISPEGAAAIEGRIRPPQRASQELIESCASHQKITAQDNLANGYIDDIIQEPPLGARSDHFDFYRQLRERVIQATDEVTLSVRSVRFLRGLALKLFKKDADVIVRWNLSERARERLLDRRYRKYRQMAQHAYQDNRTFWEKINAARSGFVSTTYSVVAYGIVKPIQHTVKRVIEEVTDEVHVVTGKLGSFAGKRLKAIGIGSGDKQVEMELTGLSVPDKKQAHENGHGYVSPQSVQDREVSCPHSSKRGCLDIWARDLYTDFAGVCPTCGHHFRMEYQWYLHNVFDKDSLQEFNKNIAAGNPTGFPNFEERVDAAKEKNGMQSGCMTFHASLEGIKLTCAMLVANFRGGSVGAAEGEKFIRALELAQKKHQPFLAYIHGTAGIRIQEGLNGLIQMPRVTMAVRNYIEAGGLYIVLYDTNSYAGPLASFLGCSPYQYAVRSSNIGFAGPGVIKETTGMDISPDYHNCYKALSRGHIQGVWDRRDIRKNLHQSFLTIGGRNLYYR; from the coding sequence ATGAGTCTTGATAAAAAGAAAACCGAACTGCAGCAGCGCGCCGACTATGCCCGTGAAATCCTGGGCGACAAGGAGAGTCCCGAACTGGACGAACTCATGCGGCGCATCGTCGAGTTTGACGGGCAGGCCTTTTCCTCGGACGGAGAAGCGGCCAACGCCCTGAAGGCTCTCGAGAAACGCATGGAATCCCTCGAGGTTTCCCTGGACGCGCGCCTGACCCCCATGGACAAGGTCCGCATCGTCCGCCACCCGCAGCGGGTGAGCCTCAAGGATATCCTGGAAAACGTCTACGACAACTACAACGAGATCGGAGGCCAGGACGAACACAGCATCGATCCCGGCATGGTCATCGCCCGCGCCTATGTCACCAGGCGCAAGGGCAAGACCATCATCAACCAGCCGGTCATGGTCGTGGGCCAGGAAAAGGGCCACGGCGAGGAATTCCGCAACGGCGGCTCCATCAAGCCCTGGGGCAATTACAAGGCTCTCAAGTACATGAAGGTCGCGGCCAGGGAACAGATTCCCATCCACGCCTACGTGAACACACCGGGCTCCTACCCGGTGGAGGACTTTCCCGGCGCGGCCCAGCAGATTGCCGAAAATATCTATGAGATGTGCGGACTCGACGTACCCATCGTCGCCATCTTCTCGGAAGGCGGCTCGGGCGGCGCAGAGGCCATCGGCATGGCCGACAAGCGCATCATGCTCTCCCACGGCTACTATTCCGTGATCTCGCCGGAAGGCGCGGCAGCCATTGAAGGCCGTATCCGACCGCCGCAGCGCGCTTCCCAGGAGCTCATCGAGTCCTGCGCCAGCCATCAGAAGATCACGGCCCAGGACAACCTGGCCAATGGCTATATCGATGACATCATCCAGGAACCGCCTCTGGGCGCCCGTTCCGACCACTTCGACTTCTACCGCCAACTTCGCGAACGGGTCATTCAGGCCACGGACGAAGTGACCCTGAGCGTGCGCAGCGTTCGTTTCCTGCGCGGCCTGGCCCTGAAGCTGTTCAAGAAGGACGCGGACGTCATCGTGCGCTGGAACCTGAGCGAGCGTGCCCGCGAGCGGCTGCTGGACCGCAGGTACAGGAAGTACCGTCAGATGGCCCAGCATGCCTACCAGGACAACCGCACCTTCTGGGAAAAGATCAATGCCGCCCGTTCCGGCTTTGTCTCCACCACCTATTCCGTGGTGGCCTACGGCATCGTAAAACCCATCCAGCACACCGTGAAGCGCGTCATTGAGGAAGTTACCGACGAAGTGCACGTGGTCACCGGGAAGTTGGGTTCCTTTGCGGGCAAGCGACTCAAGGCCATCGGCATCGGCTCCGGGGACAAGCAGGTGGAAATGGAGCTGACCGGCCTGTCCGTGCCGGACAAGAAGCAGGCCCATGAAAACGGGCACGGTTACGTCAGCCCGCAATCCGTCCAGGACCGAGAGGTCTCCTGCCCGCATTCCTCCAAGCGCGGGTGCCTGGATATCTGGGCGCGCGACCTGTACACGGACTTTGCAGGCGTCTGCCCCACCTGCGGGCACCATTTCCGCATGGAATACCAGTGGTACCTGCACAACGTCTTCGACAAGGACTCCCTGCAGGAGTTCAACAAGAATATTGCCGCGGGCAACCCCACCGGATTCCCCAACTTCGAGGAACGCGTGGACGCGGCCAAGGAAAAGAACGGCATGCAGAGCGGCTGCATGACCTTCCACGCCTCGCTGGAAGGCATCAAGCTCACCTGCGCCATGCTGGTGGCCAATTTCCGGGGCGGCTCCGTGGGCGCCGCCGAGGGCGAAAAGTTCATCCGAGCCCTGGAGCTGGCCCAGAAAAAGCATCAGCCCTTCCTGGCATACATCCACGGCACCGCCGGCATCCGCATTCAGGAAGGCCTTAACGGTCTCATCCAGATGCCCCGCGTGACCATGGCCGTGCGCAACTACATCGAGGCGGGCGGGTTGTACATCGTGCTCTACGACACCAACTCCTATGCCGGTCCGCTGGCTTCCTTCCTGGGCTGCTCGCCCTACCAGTACGCCGTACGCTCCTCCAACATCGGCTTTGCGGGGCCCGGCGTGATCAAGGAGACCACCGGCATGGATATCTCGCCGGACTATCACAACTGCTACAAGGCCCTTTCCAGGGGTCATATCCAGGGGGTCTGGGACAGGCGCGACATTCGCAAGAACCTGCACCAGTCGTTCCTGACCATCGGCGGAAGGAACCTGTATTACAGGTAG
- a CDS encoding biotin carboxylase N-terminal domain-containing protein: protein MSINGHKVLIANRGEIAVRIMEACSDLGLPFVALYTAEDTESGHVDMARKLGGEKSLYKIQNYNDAGDILAVADDSGATAVHPGYGFFSENYRFARRVTERDRPMIFIGPSWWVIRDLGDKINTKRLARKLGVPTVPGSDRAIYDELEAETIAESLFEFQEKQGIKNPRVLVKASAGGGGMGIDEVEDMARFRQVYRRIRNYSMRTFNDEGVLIEQRIFNFNHLEVQVVSDRSGTNPVHFGTRNCSVQSPGLQKRIEVAPGFWPQNLAYTFDAQKVLDDIVEHSLSMAREIKYDNVGTWEWIVTPNGMPFLMEVNTRIQVENGVSASIASTKGNPEVNLIREQIRVGLGESLGYSQKDITFDGVSIEYRLIAEDTESGFTPWVGEINTVGWAEKDWLSIHTHVPRERPYQIPTEYDPNLALAIIWGKNLEETKARGLEFLRDLKLDGEDASGTRMKTNIPFLIEKTENLLEF from the coding sequence GTGAGCATCAACGGACACAAAGTTTTGATCGCCAACAGAGGTGAGATCGCGGTTCGCATCATGGAGGCCTGCTCCGACCTTGGACTGCCTTTTGTTGCACTCTACACCGCTGAAGATACCGAATCCGGCCATGTTGACATGGCCCGCAAACTGGGCGGGGAAAAGTCCCTCTACAAAATACAGAATTATAATGATGCCGGAGACATCCTGGCGGTAGCCGATGATTCCGGCGCAACCGCCGTCCATCCCGGATACGGTTTTTTTTCCGAAAACTATCGTTTTGCCAGACGCGTCACCGAACGGGACCGGCCCATGATCTTCATCGGCCCCTCCTGGTGGGTGATTCGCGATCTCGGCGACAAGATCAACACCAAGCGGCTAGCCCGCAAACTCGGCGTGCCCACCGTTCCCGGTTCCGACCGGGCCATTTATGATGAGCTGGAAGCCGAAACCATTGCCGAAAGCCTTTTCGAATTTCAGGAAAAGCAGGGAATCAAAAATCCCCGCGTCCTGGTCAAGGCCTCTGCGGGCGGTGGCGGCATGGGCATCGACGAGGTTGAGGACATGGCGCGTTTCCGCCAGGTCTACCGCCGCATTCGGAACTACTCCATGCGCACCTTCAACGACGAGGGCGTGCTCATCGAGCAGCGCATCTTCAACTTCAACCACTTGGAAGTCCAGGTGGTCTCCGACCGTTCCGGCACCAACCCGGTTCACTTCGGAACCCGCAACTGCTCGGTGCAAAGCCCCGGCCTGCAAAAACGCATCGAAGTGGCTCCCGGCTTCTGGCCGCAAAACCTGGCCTATACCTTCGACGCCCAGAAGGTGCTTGACGATATCGTTGAGCACTCCCTGTCCATGGCCCGCGAAATCAAGTATGACAACGTCGGCACCTGGGAATGGATCGTGACGCCCAACGGCATGCCCTTCCTTATGGAAGTGAACACACGCATTCAGGTGGAAAACGGCGTTTCCGCTTCCATCGCGTCAACCAAGGGCAACCCCGAGGTCAATCTGATCCGGGAGCAAATCCGGGTGGGCCTGGGCGAATCCCTCGGCTACTCCCAGAAGGACATAACCTTCGACGGCGTGAGCATCGAATACCGGCTCATCGCCGAGGATACGGAAAGCGGCTTCACCCCCTGGGTTGGTGAAATCAACACTGTCGGCTGGGCGGAAAAGGACTGGCTGTCCATTCACACCCATGTGCCGCGGGAAAGGCCCTACCAGATTCCCACGGAATACGACCCCAACCTGGCACTGGCCATCATCTGGGGCAAGAACCTGGAGGAAACCAAGGCACGCGGTCTCGAGTTCCTCAGGGATCTCAAGCTCGACGGCGAAGACGCCTCGGGCACCCGGATGAAAACCAACATTCCGTTCCTTATCGAAAAAACCGAGAACCTGCTCGAATTCTAG